A region from the Cryptosporangium arvum DSM 44712 genome encodes:
- a CDS encoding AAA family ATPase: MRPMSVLVVLRGNSGSGKSTVARELRRRHGRGCALVDQDYLRRTVLREHDVAGGLAPTLVAATARLALTHGYSVVLEGILTAERYREELVALAAGHSGRSTFFWFDVSLPETLRRHATRPLAATVGPDALTSWYLESDRLGAPDEHVIAEASTLDETVAFVAERSGLPQDGRTEDYLPFARTRPDS; this comes from the coding sequence ATGCGTCCCATGAGCGTGCTCGTCGTACTGCGGGGGAACTCGGGGTCGGGCAAGAGCACGGTCGCCCGGGAGCTGCGCCGCCGGCACGGGCGCGGCTGTGCGCTCGTCGACCAGGACTACCTGCGTCGCACCGTGCTCCGCGAGCACGACGTGGCCGGAGGGCTGGCGCCGACGCTGGTGGCCGCGACCGCCCGGCTGGCGCTCACGCACGGGTACTCAGTGGTGCTGGAGGGGATCCTGACCGCGGAGCGCTACCGGGAGGAGTTGGTGGCGCTCGCCGCCGGACACTCCGGGCGCTCGACGTTCTTCTGGTTCGACGTCAGCCTGCCGGAGACGCTCCGGCGGCACGCGACGCGGCCGCTGGCCGCGACGGTGGGCCCGGACGCGCTGACCAGCTGGTACCTGGAGTCGGATCGGCTCGGCGCGCCCGACGAGCACGTGATCGCCGAAGCCTCGACGCTCGACGAGACGGTCGCGTTCGTCGCCGAACGGAGCGGGCTTCCGCAGGACGGGCGCACCGAGGACTACCTGCCGTTCGCCCGGACCAGGCCGGACTCGTAG
- a CDS encoding response regulator, translating into MIRVLLADDQQLVRVGLRSLLELDGDIEVVAEAADGPEALREAARVAPDVALLDIRMPHLDGLEVTRRLAAAQPDVRTVILTTFEIDAYVFEALRSGASGFLAKTVSHDELCRAVRVVAGGEALLSPSVTRRVIAEFARRVEPAEPSPERLAALTDREREVLTLVAAGLNNAEIGAALAMSPLTAKTHVTRIITKLAVRDRAQLVVLAYESGLVRANGR; encoded by the coding sequence GTGATCCGGGTGTTGCTCGCGGACGACCAGCAGCTCGTGCGGGTGGGGCTGCGGAGCCTGCTGGAGCTCGACGGCGACATCGAGGTCGTCGCGGAGGCCGCCGACGGCCCGGAGGCGCTGCGCGAGGCCGCCCGGGTCGCCCCCGACGTGGCGCTGCTCGACATCCGGATGCCGCACCTCGACGGGCTCGAGGTCACCCGTCGCCTCGCGGCCGCCCAGCCGGACGTCCGCACGGTGATCCTGACGACGTTCGAGATCGACGCCTACGTCTTCGAGGCGCTGCGCTCCGGGGCGAGCGGCTTCCTCGCCAAGACCGTGAGCCACGACGAACTCTGCCGGGCGGTCCGGGTGGTCGCCGGGGGAGAGGCGCTGCTGAGCCCGAGCGTCACCCGGCGGGTCATCGCCGAGTTCGCCCGCCGGGTGGAGCCGGCCGAGCCGAGCCCGGAGCGGCTCGCGGCGCTCACCGACCGGGAGCGCGAGGTCCTCACGCTCGTCGCGGCCGGCCTCAACAACGCCGAGATCGGCGCCGCGCTCGCGATGAGCCCGCTCACCGCGAAGACCCACGTCACCCGCATCATCACGAAACTCGCCGTCCGCGACCGGGCCCAGCTGGTCGTGCTCGCCTACGAGTCCGGCCTGGTCCGGGCGAACGGCAGGTAG
- a CDS encoding sensor histidine kinase — MRRRWPVTVLVASLVAVLTYNSTGFPGMGPLWPLLVPLYTVARAGRVLVGAGVGAAAILIGAGWVLRAGVPPLELLDMVVREVAVYALALVAGTAVRTRDRLAAEFSARLAAERGQQEREASERVLTERLRIARELHDVTAHTVAVVGLQITLAKELVDRDPAAAKKLLEGTRTINVDAIGELQASVTLLRDGEAPVLALPDETQLDELVSRAADSGVRVSLARSGPAGPYPPAVGLTVYRIVQEALTNVLRHASASTAAVAVDRSPAGVAVTVTDDGRGGPVSAWGHGLTGMRERVSSLGGSLHAGPAPRRGFEVKAWLPAEGEGA, encoded by the coding sequence GTGCGGCGGCGGTGGCCGGTGACCGTGCTGGTGGCGTCGCTGGTCGCCGTGCTCACGTACAACAGCACCGGCTTTCCCGGGATGGGGCCGCTGTGGCCGTTGCTGGTGCCGCTGTACACGGTCGCGCGGGCCGGTCGGGTGCTCGTCGGCGCCGGGGTGGGGGCCGCCGCGATCCTGATCGGAGCGGGCTGGGTGCTGCGCGCGGGCGTGCCACCGCTGGAGCTGCTCGACATGGTCGTGCGCGAGGTCGCGGTGTACGCGCTGGCGCTGGTCGCGGGCACCGCGGTACGCACCAGGGACCGGCTCGCGGCCGAGTTCTCCGCGCGGCTCGCGGCCGAGCGCGGGCAGCAGGAGCGGGAGGCGTCCGAGCGGGTGCTCACCGAGCGGTTACGGATCGCCCGCGAGCTGCACGACGTCACCGCGCACACGGTGGCGGTGGTCGGGCTGCAGATCACGCTGGCGAAGGAGCTCGTCGATCGGGACCCGGCGGCGGCGAAGAAGCTGCTGGAGGGCACCCGCACGATCAACGTCGACGCGATCGGCGAGCTGCAGGCCAGCGTGACGCTGCTGCGTGACGGCGAGGCCCCGGTGCTGGCACTGCCGGACGAGACCCAGCTGGACGAGCTCGTGAGCCGGGCCGCGGACAGCGGCGTGCGGGTGTCGCTGGCCCGCTCCGGGCCGGCCGGGCCCTACCCGCCCGCGGTGGGGCTGACCGTCTACCGGATCGTGCAGGAGGCGCTGACGAACGTGCTGCGCCACGCGTCCGCCTCCACCGCCGCGGTGGCGGTCGACCGGTCGCCGGCGGGGGTGGCGGTCACCGTCACCGACGACGGGCGCGGCGGGCCCGTGAGCGCCTGGGGGCACGGGCTGACCGGCATGCGCGAGCGGGTCTCGAGCCTCGGCGGTTCGCTGCACGCCGGCCCGGCCCCGCGCCGCGGCTTCGAGGTGAAAGCCTGGCTCCCGGCCGAGGGGGAGGGCGCGTGA
- a CDS encoding multicopper oxidase family protein produces the protein MTTRTTTRRTVLRWGAAVSASLVVPSAGVAGFVWAGAGRGNVGTLTFRNRLPIPPELDASPGAALTLRSGESRLLPGPRTPTWGANGSILGPTLRARRGARVSVAVTNRLPETTSLHWHGMHLPAIADGGPHQPIAPGATWRPTWTIDQRAATLWYHPHLHRTTARHVYRGIAGLFLIDDERSDTLPHDYGVDDIPLIVQDRNFTRDGRLDEANLGFGGLATTGLLGDTILVNGGYDPFVEVVTRRVRFRLVNGSNARVYSLGFTDHRAFTLVATDAGWLETPVRCTRLRLSPGERAEIVVAFDPGERVVLRSFAPRLGGNLLTQRLAGGDDTFDLVQVRAAATLRPSPAVPERLTTGVRRPAITVPEPFRLDLGEFHLNGAVLDHGRIDRRVAAGSVERWEIRNPGQNVHNVHVHGASFHLLDRDGAPPPEAERGEKDTVFVPANSAVTLAVRYGTHVDARSPYMYHCHLLAHEDAGMMGQYVVVGPGAVARAHRHGE, from the coding sequence ATGACGACGAGGACCACGACCCGCCGGACCGTGCTGCGGTGGGGTGCGGCGGTGAGCGCATCGCTCGTCGTGCCGTCCGCCGGCGTCGCCGGGTTCGTCTGGGCCGGCGCCGGGCGCGGCAACGTCGGCACGCTGACGTTCCGCAACCGGCTGCCGATCCCGCCGGAGCTCGACGCGAGCCCGGGGGCCGCGCTCACGCTGCGGAGCGGCGAGTCGCGTCTGCTGCCGGGACCGCGCACGCCGACCTGGGGTGCGAACGGGTCGATCCTCGGGCCCACGCTGCGTGCGCGCCGGGGGGCACGCGTGAGCGTCGCGGTCACCAACCGGCTCCCGGAGACCACCTCGCTGCACTGGCACGGCATGCACCTGCCCGCGATCGCCGACGGCGGGCCGCACCAGCCGATCGCGCCCGGGGCGACCTGGCGTCCGACCTGGACGATCGACCAGCGGGCGGCGACGCTCTGGTACCACCCGCACCTGCACCGCACCACGGCCAGGCACGTCTACCGGGGGATCGCCGGGCTCTTCCTGATCGACGACGAGCGCAGCGACACCCTGCCGCACGACTACGGGGTCGACGACATCCCGCTGATCGTCCAGGACCGGAACTTCACCCGCGACGGGCGGCTCGACGAGGCGAACCTCGGCTTCGGCGGGCTCGCCACCACCGGGCTGCTCGGCGACACGATCTTGGTCAACGGCGGCTACGACCCGTTCGTCGAGGTGGTCACCCGCCGGGTGCGCTTCCGGCTGGTCAACGGTTCGAACGCGCGCGTCTACTCGCTCGGGTTCACCGACCACCGGGCGTTCACGCTCGTCGCGACCGACGCCGGGTGGCTGGAGACGCCGGTGCGGTGCACGCGGCTGCGGCTCTCGCCCGGGGAGCGCGCCGAGATCGTCGTCGCGTTCGACCCGGGCGAGCGGGTCGTGCTCCGGTCCTTCGCCCCCCGGCTCGGCGGCAACCTCCTCACCCAGCGTCTGGCCGGCGGCGACGACACGTTCGACCTCGTCCAGGTGCGGGCGGCGGCCACCCTCCGTCCCTCGCCGGCGGTACCGGAGCGGTTGACGACCGGGGTGCGGCGACCGGCGATCACCGTGCCCGAGCCGTTCCGGCTGGACCTCGGCGAGTTCCATCTCAACGGCGCGGTGCTGGACCACGGGCGGATCGACCGGCGGGTCGCGGCCGGGTCGGTCGAACGGTGGGAGATCCGTAACCCCGGGCAGAACGTGCACAACGTCCACGTCCACGGCGCCTCGTTCCACCTGCTCGACCGGGACGGCGCGCCACCACCGGAGGCCGAGCGCGGGGAGAAGGACACCGTGTTCGTGCCGGCGAACAGCGCGGTGACGCTCGCCGTCCGCTACGGCACGCACGTCGACGCCCGATCGCCGTACATGTACCACTGCCACCTGCTCGCGCACGAGGATGCGGGGATGATGGGGCAGTACGTCGTGGTCGGGCCCGGAGCCGTCGCGCGGGCCCATCGGCACGGGGAGTGA
- a CDS encoding SGNH/GDSL hydrolase family protein produces MLTPELIHGALELERTDRGLRPHRLPAWARAQAQDPQLDTVEAQPAGVRLALRTAATAIELDSIRTRREFPGVPDRPDGVYDLLVDGVLTGQAGVGGGDTVTVDLAAGTVTRQVGAPGTLTFAGLPARDKRVEIWLPHHESTELVALRADAPVVAAEHVGPRWWHHGSSISQGSNAASPSTTWVALAAAAAGADVTNLGFGGSALLDPFIGRILRDSDADVISVEIGINLVNADLMRRRAFAPAVHGLLDTIRDGHPTTPIVLISPLYCPIHETTPGPGAFDVEALREGRVAFVATGEPGPDKLTLTVIRDELARITGVRADEHLSLVDGLDLYGEADHAEHPLPDRLHPDAASHRLIASRFAHRLSLPTG; encoded by the coding sequence ATGCTGACCCCCGAACTGATCCACGGCGCCCTGGAACTCGAGCGGACCGACCGCGGGCTGCGGCCGCACCGGCTCCCGGCGTGGGCCCGCGCCCAGGCTCAGGACCCGCAGCTGGACACCGTCGAGGCGCAGCCGGCCGGGGTGCGGCTGGCGTTGCGCACCGCGGCCACCGCGATCGAACTGGACAGCATCCGCACCCGGCGGGAGTTCCCGGGCGTGCCCGACCGGCCGGACGGCGTCTACGACCTGCTCGTCGACGGCGTGCTCACCGGGCAGGCCGGCGTGGGCGGCGGCGACACGGTCACCGTCGACCTGGCCGCGGGCACCGTGACCCGGCAGGTCGGCGCACCGGGCACGCTCACGTTCGCCGGGCTGCCCGCACGCGACAAGCGCGTCGAGATCTGGCTGCCGCATCACGAGTCGACCGAGCTCGTCGCGCTGCGGGCGGACGCCCCGGTCGTCGCGGCCGAGCACGTCGGGCCGCGCTGGTGGCACCACGGCAGCTCGATCAGCCAGGGCTCCAACGCGGCGAGCCCGTCCACGACCTGGGTGGCGCTCGCCGCGGCGGCGGCCGGTGCCGACGTCACGAACCTCGGCTTCGGCGGCAGCGCCCTGCTCGACCCGTTCATCGGGCGGATCCTGCGTGACAGCGACGCGGACGTCATCAGCGTCGAGATCGGCATCAACCTGGTCAACGCCGACCTGATGCGCCGCCGCGCGTTCGCCCCGGCCGTGCACGGCCTGCTCGACACGATCCGCGACGGGCACCCCACGACGCCGATCGTGCTGATCTCGCCGCTGTACTGCCCGATCCACGAGACCACACCGGGCCCGGGCGCGTTCGACGTCGAGGCGCTCCGGGAGGGGCGGGTCGCGTTCGTCGCGACCGGCGAACCCGGCCCCGACAAGCTGACGCTGACCGTGATCCGCGACGAGTTGGCGCGCATCACCGGGGTGCGCGCGGACGAGCACCTGAGCCTGGTCGACGGCCTCGACCTGTACGGCGAGGCCGACCACGCCGAGCACCCGCTACCCGACCGCCTCCACCCCGACGCGGCCAGCCACCGCCTGATCGCGTCCCGCTTCGCCCACCGGCTGAGCCTGCCCACCGGCTGA
- a CDS encoding nuclear transport factor 2 family protein yields the protein MPAADLFHRLLDGLSSDDWTALADLYAEDAHVTIPLALPEPTVLDGRAEIAAHFARMTSMPVRFTVANAVVHETVDPDVVIAEFVYDVHVTTTGARARVSNVQYLRSRDGLIAETHDYHDHTRLGRVLANSTS from the coding sequence ATGCCTGCTGCTGACCTGTTCCATCGGCTGCTCGACGGCCTGTCGTCCGACGACTGGACGGCGCTCGCCGACCTCTACGCCGAGGACGCCCACGTCACGATCCCGCTGGCCCTGCCCGAGCCGACCGTCCTGGACGGCCGCGCGGAGATCGCTGCGCACTTCGCCCGGATGACGTCGATGCCGGTCCGCTTCACGGTCGCGAACGCGGTCGTGCACGAGACCGTCGACCCGGACGTCGTCATCGCCGAGTTCGTCTACGACGTGCACGTGACCACCACCGGCGCGCGGGCGCGCGTGTCGAACGTGCAGTACCTGCGCTCGCGGGACGGGCTCATCGCCGAGACGCACGACTACCACGACCACACCCGGCTGGGACGCGTCCTGGCTAATTCAACTAGCTAA
- a CDS encoding TetR/AcrR family transcriptional regulator — protein sequence MTTDRPLRADARRNRAKVLDAAETVFASHGTGASTEEIAQAAGVGIGTVFRHFPTKEALLAAVFVSRLDRLAAQLRAAAEEPDPGAAFREQIALAVDSSPSKNAIADALAAAGVELDAVKAGVGTAVRDALDLLLRRAQSAGAVRPDLDVPTVMALLIGASHGVEAAGDDPDRRARVISVLLDGMSAR from the coding sequence ATGACCACGGATCGCCCTCTGCGCGCCGACGCCCGGCGCAACCGCGCGAAGGTGCTCGACGCCGCCGAGACGGTGTTCGCCTCCCACGGCACCGGCGCCTCCACCGAAGAGATCGCGCAGGCCGCCGGCGTCGGCATCGGCACGGTCTTCCGGCACTTCCCCACCAAGGAGGCGCTGCTGGCGGCCGTGTTCGTGTCCCGGCTCGACCGGCTCGCGGCCCAGCTGCGCGCCGCCGCCGAGGAGCCCGATCCCGGGGCCGCGTTCCGCGAACAGATCGCGCTCGCCGTCGACTCGTCGCCCTCGAAGAACGCGATCGCCGACGCGCTGGCCGCGGCCGGCGTCGAACTGGACGCGGTGAAGGCCGGGGTGGGCACCGCCGTGCGCGACGCGCTCGACCTGCTGCTCCGCCGGGCCCAGAGCGCCGGCGCGGTCCGCCCCGACCTCGACGTGCCGACCGTGATGGCGCTGCTGATCGGTGCGTCGCACGGCGTCGAGGCCGCCGGGGACGACCCCGACCGGCGGGCGCGGGTGATCAGCGTCCTGCTGGACGGCATGAGCGCCCGGTGA
- a CDS encoding glucose-6-phosphate dehydrogenase translates to MTDQTLLILGASGDLTARLLLPGLGKLLELGGAKDIALVGSGMDDWGDEQWRDRVRTAFGRDDPIDARYLRADVTNGDDLERLLGACHGEIVIFFALPPSVTAKACAALRDVGLPPGTRLVLEKPFGVDEKTAHALNALLVQLVPEARIHRVDHFLGKSTVLNILGLRFANRIFEPVLNNQHVESVDIVFDEDLGLESRAGYYDGAGALVDMIQSHLLQILAMLAMDAPPSLEAHEFRDSKAQVLRATHVWGDDPRAASRRARYTAGTIGDRSLPSYADEPGVDPARGTETLAEVVLAVDTWRWAGVPFRLRSGKAVGNRRKEAVVTFKPAPWVPTGLTGPDRPDRLRILFSPDRLELDLDINGPGDPFVLDPVTLGSDFGPGDLPPYGEVLRGVLDDDPTLSVRGDTAEMCWHIVQPVVDAWRAGEVPLQEYPAGSAGPADSLLPG, encoded by the coding sequence ATGACCGACCAGACCTTGCTCATCCTCGGCGCCAGCGGTGACCTGACCGCGCGCCTGCTCCTGCCCGGACTCGGGAAGCTCCTGGAACTCGGCGGCGCGAAAGACATCGCGCTGGTGGGCTCCGGAATGGACGACTGGGGCGACGAGCAGTGGCGCGATCGCGTGCGTACCGCGTTCGGCCGCGACGACCCGATCGACGCCCGCTACCTGCGTGCCGACGTCACCAACGGCGACGACCTCGAGCGCCTGCTCGGCGCGTGCCACGGTGAGATCGTGATCTTCTTCGCGCTGCCGCCCTCGGTCACCGCGAAGGCCTGCGCGGCGCTGCGTGACGTCGGTCTGCCCCCGGGCACCCGGCTCGTGCTCGAGAAGCCGTTCGGCGTCGACGAGAAGACCGCACACGCGCTGAACGCGCTGCTGGTGCAGCTCGTCCCGGAGGCGCGGATCCATCGCGTCGACCATTTCCTCGGCAAGTCGACGGTGCTGAACATCCTCGGGCTGCGGTTCGCGAACCGGATCTTCGAGCCGGTACTGAACAACCAGCACGTGGAGTCGGTCGACATCGTGTTCGACGAGGACCTGGGCCTGGAGAGCCGCGCGGGCTACTACGACGGCGCGGGCGCGCTCGTCGACATGATCCAGAGCCACCTGCTGCAGATCCTGGCGATGCTCGCGATGGACGCCCCGCCGAGCCTGGAGGCGCACGAGTTCCGCGACAGCAAGGCCCAGGTGCTGCGGGCGACGCACGTCTGGGGCGACGACCCGCGGGCCGCCAGCCGCCGGGCGCGCTACACCGCCGGGACGATCGGCGACCGGTCGCTGCCGTCGTACGCCGACGAGCCCGGCGTCGACCCGGCGCGTGGCACCGAGACGCTGGCCGAGGTCGTGCTCGCGGTCGACACGTGGCGGTGGGCCGGGGTGCCGTTCCGGCTGCGGTCGGGGAAGGCGGTCGGGAACCGGCGCAAGGAAGCGGTCGTGACGTTCAAGCCGGCGCCGTGGGTGCCGACCGGGCTGACCGGCCCCGACCGCCCGGACCGGCTCCGGATCCTGTTCAGCCCCGACCGGCTGGAACTCGACCTCGACATCAACGGCCCCGGCGACCCGTTCGTGCTGGACCCGGTGACGCTGGGATCCGACTTCGGGCCCGGGGACCTGCCGCCCTACGGCGAGGTGCTCCGCGGCGTGCTCGACGACGACCCGACGCTGTCGGTGCGCGGTGACACCGCCGAGATGTGCTGGCACATCGTCCAGCCGGTGGTCGACGCCTGGCGCGCCGGCGAGGTGCCGCTCCAGGAGTACCCCGCCGGCAGCGCCGGCCCCGCGGACTCGCTCCTGCCGGGCTAG